Proteins encoded together in one Atribacterota bacterium window:
- a CDS encoding VIT1/CCC1 transporter family protein yields MSGQLKQNEIEGLKKAQQDELVGQAVYGKLSEIVKDSYNSKILAKISEDEKKHAKIFKKYTQADLKVNKFRVFFYLFVSRVFGLTFGIKLQEKGEEAAQKNYKQMHSAIPEMKNIIEEEEKHESELINMLNEEKLSYMSSVVLGLNDALVELTGALAGFTLSIQNSRTIALLGLITGISASFSMAASEYLSTKAEPDPEEQKRAGKSALYTGVAYILTVIALIAPYFLIKNYIYSLMMTIFVALIIIFVFNFYISIANDYNFKQRFMEMALISIGVAALSFIIGYLVKTFLGFEV; encoded by the coding sequence ATGTCTGGACAATTAAAGCAAAATGAGATAGAGGGGCTGAAAAAAGCTCAACAGGATGAATTGGTAGGGCAGGCAGTATATGGAAAATTATCAGAAATAGTTAAAGATTCTTACAATTCGAAAATATTGGCAAAGATATCAGAAGATGAAAAAAAACATGCTAAAATTTTTAAAAAATATACTCAGGCAGATCTAAAAGTAAATAAATTCAGAGTATTTTTTTATCTCTTTGTTTCACGTGTTTTTGGGCTAACTTTTGGGATTAAATTGCAGGAAAAAGGGGAAGAAGCAGCACAAAAAAACTATAAGCAAATGCACAGTGCTATTCCTGAAATGAAGAATATTATAGAAGAAGAGGAAAAACATGAGTCTGAGCTGATTAACATGTTAAATGAAGAAAAGCTGTCATATATGAGTTCAGTGGTTTTGGGTTTAAATGATGCACTTGTAGAATTAACAGGAGCTCTAGCCGGATTTACCCTGTCAATACAAAACTCAAGAACAATTGCTCTTCTTGGATTGATCACTGGTATTTCTGCGTCTTTTTCTATGGCAGCCAGTGAGTACCTGTCTACTAAAGCAGAGCCAGATCCGGAAGAGCAAAAAAGGGCTGGTAAGTCAGCTCTTTATACTGGAGTTGCTTATATTTTAACAGTTATAGCATTGATTGCTCCTTATTTTTTAATAAAAAACTATATCTATAGTTTAATGATGACAATATTTGTGGCATTAATAATTATTTTTGTATTTAATTTTTATATTTCCATTGCAAATGATTATAATTTTAAACAAAGATTTATGGAAATGGCATTAATCAGTATCGGTGTAGCTGCACTTTCATTTATTATAGGTTATTTAGTAAAAACATTTTTAGGATTTGAAGTATAA
- a CDS encoding GIY-YIG nuclease family protein: MNRKKELKLQYKQMKKKMGLFTVRSKANKRCYIEAAKDLKSRINMTKFKLDFGSHPVKSLQDDWNRFGKDNFSIEILEEIKQEENKSENDYKDELTLLEMIWEERLIMEKIELYKK, from the coding sequence ATGAATCGCAAAAAAGAATTAAAATTGCAATATAAACAGATGAAAAAAAAGATGGGTTTATTCACAGTACGCTCTAAGGCAAATAAAAGATGTTACATCGAGGCAGCAAAAGATCTAAAAAGCAGAATAAATATGACAAAATTTAAATTAGATTTTGGCAGTCATCCGGTAAAATCTCTTCAGGATGACTGGAATAGATTTGGAAAAGATAATTTTTCCATTGAAATTCTTGAAGAAATTAAGCAAGAAGAAAATAAATCGGAGAATGATTATAAAGATGAATTGACTTTACTGGAAATGATATGGGAAGAAAGATTAATAATGGAGAAAATCGAATTATATAAAAAATAA
- a CDS encoding divergent PAP2 family protein, giving the protein MQIEVDIINDLKLIFNNSILVIAFITWISNQTIKSVLFYFTDKRWDISRFFGAGGMPSTHSALSISVAVSIGYREGWHTSLFALAMILAIIVMADAAGVRRATGEQAKVLNRIIIEFFDEIKIKDRRLREFIGHTPFEVIVGAIIGFVIASIISIYFKI; this is encoded by the coding sequence ATGCAAATAGAAGTCGATATTATTAATGACTTGAAATTAATATTTAATAATTCAATTCTTGTTATTGCCTTTATAACATGGATATCCAATCAAACTATTAAGTCAGTGTTGTTTTACTTCACAGACAAAAGATGGGATATCAGTAGATTTTTTGGAGCAGGTGGTATGCCCAGTACTCATTCTGCTTTATCGATAAGTGTGGCAGTTTCAATTGGTTACAGGGAAGGATGGCATACTTCATTATTTGCTTTAGCCATGATTTTGGCAATTATTGTTATGGCTGACGCAGCAGGTGTAAGAAGGGCTACCGGTGAGCAAGCAAAGGTATTAAATAGAATAATTATAGAATTCTTTGATGAGATAAAAATTAAAGATAGAAGATTGAGAGAATTTATTGGACATACTCCATTTGAAGTGATTGTTGGAGCAATAATAGGTTTTGTTATTGCATCAATAATCTCAATTTATTTTAAAATATAA
- a CDS encoding ABC transporter ATP-binding protein: MLKINDLNVFFGGIHALKGITFDVPKGKVITLVGANGAGKSTTLRTICGLIKPQKGEVKFDNQVINNIHADQIVKKGIALIPEGRKIFPNLTVQENLQLGAFARTNREEIEKDLQWIYELFPRVKERLWQKGGTLSGGEQQMLAISRGLMSRPKLLMMDEPSLGLAPLLVKEIFDIIKRIHEEGMTVLLVEQNAFAALKISDYAYVLETGNIVLQGTGSELLQDKRVKKAYLGE; this comes from the coding sequence ATGCTTAAAATAAATGATTTAAACGTCTTTTTTGGAGGTATACACGCCTTAAAGGGAATTACATTTGATGTTCCTAAGGGTAAGGTTATTACTTTAGTTGGTGCTAATGGAGCAGGTAAAAGTACTACACTTAGAACTATTTGTGGTTTAATTAAGCCCCAGAAGGGGGAAGTAAAATTTGACAACCAGGTCATAAATAATATTCATGCTGATCAGATTGTCAAAAAAGGTATAGCCTTAATTCCAGAGGGAAGAAAAATATTTCCCAACTTAACAGTACAGGAAAACTTACAATTGGGAGCTTTTGCCAGAACTAATAGGGAGGAAATTGAGAAAGACTTACAATGGATTTATGAACTATTTCCCAGGGTTAAGGAGAGATTATGGCAAAAAGGAGGCACTTTGTCTGGTGGAGAACAGCAAATGTTGGCCATTTCCCGAGGATTAATGTCACGTCCAAAACTGTTGATGATGGATGAGCCTTCTTTGGGTTTAGCCCCATTATTGGTTAAAGAGATTTTTGATATAATAAAACGAATTCATGAGGAAGGAATGACTGTCCTTTTGGTTGAGCAGAATGCCTTTGCTGCATTAAAAATTTCAGACTATGCTTATGTCTTAGAAACGGGAAATATAGTGTTACAGGGAACGGGAAGCGAACTCTTACAGGATAAACGGGTGAAAAAAGCTTATCTGGGAGAGTAA
- a CDS encoding ABC transporter ATP-binding protein, which translates to MELLNVDSITMKFGGLTAVNNFKLKMDPGELIGLIGPNGAGKTTVFNMITGIYTPTINRIYFLEKDITGLKPDKIAREGIARTFQNMRLMNNLTVIDNVMIGFHLHLKSNLASAIFKFPGYVREEEDIYDNSMQLLKKVGLEKLKLAKAGGLPYGQQRKLEIARALATKPKLLLLDEPAAGMNPQETRELMEFIQKIQDDFNLTILLIEHDMKVVMGICKRILVMDYGVTIAEGNPKEIQNNPEVIKAYLGVDANYA; encoded by the coding sequence ATGGAATTATTAAATGTTGATAGTATAACTATGAAGTTTGGTGGTTTGACAGCTGTAAATAATTTTAAATTGAAGATGGATCCGGGAGAGCTTATTGGACTGATAGGTCCCAACGGGGCTGGCAAGACAACTGTTTTTAATATGATTACAGGGATATATACCCCTACAATAAATAGGATATATTTTTTAGAGAAAGATATTACCGGTTTAAAACCTGATAAAATTGCCAGGGAAGGGATTGCTCGAACATTTCAAAATATGAGACTTATGAATAATCTAACAGTAATAGACAATGTTATGATAGGTTTTCATCTTCACTTGAAATCAAATCTTGCATCAGCAATCTTTAAGTTCCCAGGCTATGTACGCGAAGAAGAGGATATCTATGATAATTCCATGCAGTTATTAAAAAAAGTAGGGTTGGAAAAATTAAAATTAGCGAAAGCAGGAGGTCTTCCATATGGGCAGCAGAGAAAACTGGAAATTGCCAGGGCATTAGCTACAAAGCCTAAATTATTACTTTTGGACGAGCCTGCTGCTGGAATGAATCCCCAGGAAACCAGAGAATTAATGGAATTTATACAGAAGATTCAGGATGACTTTAATTTGACTATTTTGTTAATAGAACATGATATGAAGGTAGTAATGGGAATATGTAAAAGAATACTGGTCATGGATTATGGAGTAACTATAGCAGAGGGGAATCCAAAGGAAATTCAGAATAACCCTGAGGTTATTAAGGCATATTTGGGGGTGGATGCAAATTATGCTTAA
- a CDS encoding branched-chain amino acid ABC transporter permease, whose product MKKLNTKILTISALILLGLLIYLAQNYLDAYKLRILNLSGIYITLGVSLNLIYGFTGQFSLGHAGFMAIGAYTTALLVLPPYYKEMIFIIEPLVWPFTILHTPFIVALFFSGLMAAIAALLIGLPVLRLKGDYLGIATLGFAEIIRVVANNIPNITNGALGIKGIPEFTNLWWTMGVAVFTIYIIRGLINSSYGRALMAIRENEIAAEVIGVNLTYHKVMSFTIGGFFAGVGGGLFACLLTTIDPKAFMFLMTFNILIVVVMGGFGSITGTVIAAFLFNFLLEYLRPIEAGFKLGSFEIPGIPGLRMVAFAALILIIILYKQKGLLGGIEFSWEGFFRYFNKFSKKNSSEGSAT is encoded by the coding sequence ATGAAAAAACTAAATACAAAAATATTAACTATATCTGCGTTAATTTTATTGGGTTTATTAATATATCTTGCACAGAATTATTTAGATGCATATAAATTAAGAATTCTTAATCTTAGTGGTATTTATATCACTTTAGGTGTAAGTTTAAATTTGATTTATGGATTTACCGGTCAATTTTCACTGGGTCATGCTGGATTTATGGCTATCGGGGCTTATACTACAGCCTTATTGGTGCTCCCCCCTTATTACAAGGAGATGATATTTATAATTGAGCCTTTAGTCTGGCCATTTACGATATTACATACACCTTTTATTGTTGCCCTATTTTTTAGTGGGCTGATGGCTGCCATTGCTGCTCTTTTGATAGGATTACCAGTTCTACGACTTAAGGGAGACTATTTAGGCATAGCTACATTGGGATTTGCAGAAATTATTAGAGTTGTTGCCAATAATATTCCTAATATAACAAATGGGGCATTGGGAATCAAAGGGATTCCGGAATTTACAAATCTATGGTGGACAATGGGTGTAGCAGTTTTTACAATTTATATCATAAGGGGACTAATCAACAGCAGCTATGGGCGTGCTTTGATGGCAATTAGAGAAAATGAAATTGCAGCTGAAGTAATAGGAGTTAATCTTACTTATCATAAGGTTATGTCATTTACCATTGGGGGATTTTTTGCAGGAGTTGGAGGAGGGTTATTTGCCTGTCTTCTTACTACAATAGATCCAAAGGCATTTATGTTTTTAATGACATTTAATATTTTAATCGTGGTTGTTATGGGTGGATTTGGAAGTATAACCGGCACGGTTATTGCAGCATTTTTATTTAATTTCTTGTTAGAATACTTACGTCCCATAGAGGCAGGTTTTAAGTTAGGGTCGTTTGAAATTCCTGGTATACCAGGATTAAGAATGGTTGCTTTTGCTGCTCTTATCTTGATTATTATTTTATATAAACAAAAAGGACTTTTGGGCGGCATTGAGTTTTCCTGGGAAGGTTTTTTCCGTTATTTTAACAAGTTTTCAAAAAAGAATTCATCTGAAGGGAGTGCAACATAA
- a CDS encoding branched-chain amino acid ABC transporter permease gives MSINLFLQNVANGLSLGSLYALIAIGYTMVYGILRLINFAHSEIFMLAPYFLFFGFLIFHLPWWLSAIVAIILTAVTGMLSERIAYRPLRDAPKISVLISAIGVSFFLQNLAIVVFSGIPKSVHRPEFFKTLYQFGGIRIQSTLIASVIVSAIFLLMLIYIVYKTKTGLAMRAISTDIETSRLMSVDVDRTIAITFMIGSALAAVGGILWGLRFPQLFPWMGMIPGLKAFIAAVVGGIGNIPGAMLGGMILGMSEILFVAFLPGLSGYRDAFIFLILILILLFKPDGLLGKNVQEKV, from the coding sequence ATGTCAATAAATTTATTCTTGCAGAATGTAGCAAACGGTTTATCCCTGGGCAGTTTGTATGCTTTAATAGCTATAGGATATACCATGGTTTATGGTATCTTAAGATTAATTAACTTTGCACATAGCGAAATATTTATGCTGGCGCCATATTTTCTATTTTTTGGCTTTTTAATTTTTCATCTACCATGGTGGCTATCTGCAATAGTCGCAATTATCTTAACTGCTGTAACGGGAATGTTATCAGAAAGAATTGCCTATAGACCTTTACGTGATGCTCCCAAAATATCTGTTTTGATTTCAGCTATCGGTGTGTCCTTTTTTCTACAAAATCTGGCTATTGTTGTTTTTTCCGGAATTCCAAAATCTGTTCACCGTCCTGAATTTTTCAAAACACTATATCAATTTGGTGGGATTCGTATCCAGTCAACTCTCATTGCCTCGGTAATAGTATCTGCAATTTTTTTGTTGATGTTAATATATATTGTTTACAAAACAAAAACTGGCCTTGCCATGAGGGCGATTTCTACAGATATTGAAACATCAAGGCTAATGTCAGTTGATGTAGATAGGACTATAGCTATAACTTTTATGATTGGTTCTGCCCTGGCAGCAGTTGGTGGTATTTTATGGGGGTTACGATTTCCCCAATTATTTCCCTGGATGGGGATGATACCAGGACTGAAGGCTTTTATAGCAGCAGTAGTAGGTGGGATAGGAAATATTCCGGGAGCGATGCTGGGTGGAATGATTTTGGGGATGTCTGAAATATTGTTTGTAGCTTTTTTACCGGGTTTATCAGGATATAGAGATGCTTTTATATTTTTAATACTGATTTTAATCTTGTTGTTTAAACCTGATGGGCTTTTAGGTAAAAATGTCCAGGAGAAGGTATAG
- a CDS encoding ABC transporter substrate-binding protein: MKKKLFILIIVVLMIFIGNAAIAQDVVKLGISEPMTGAMATGGELCMRGYELAHEQNPTVLGKPVELVLVDNKSDKVEAASAVSRLIERDGVIGVFVSYGSGMAIPGGEVADKAGIPMISGTATNPLVTQGKDYVFRACFIDPFQGEVMARYTYNDLGITKAALLVDIAQDYSVGLANFYKRTFEELGGEIVSDTKYNTGDQDFSAQLSQIINSGAEALFFPGYFGDVALIAIQGRELGYEGMYLGGDTLHNPVLIDLAGEAAEGLIASTFFAEDQPLNPEGEKFAELFREKYDLAPDAVAILTYDSYNLMLDAIERAGSLDPVAIRDALAATVDFPGAGGSITINETGDAVKPAVLVKVVNGNYEYFDTVNP; this comes from the coding sequence ATGAAAAAAAAATTATTTATTTTGATAATAGTTGTACTAATGATATTTATCGGGAATGCAGCTATTGCACAAGATGTTGTCAAACTTGGAATTTCTGAACCCATGACCGGTGCTATGGCCACTGGCGGGGAACTCTGTATGCGCGGATATGAACTCGCCCATGAACAAAACCCCACAGTATTAGGAAAACCGGTTGAACTGGTTCTTGTTGATAATAAAAGTGATAAGGTAGAAGCTGCCAGTGCAGTATCCAGACTAATTGAAAGAGATGGCGTTATTGGAGTTTTTGTCAGCTATGGTAGCGGTATGGCAATTCCGGGTGGAGAAGTTGCCGATAAAGCAGGAATCCCGATGATTTCCGGTACTGCAACAAATCCTTTGGTTACTCAGGGTAAAGACTATGTTTTTCGTGCATGTTTTATTGATCCTTTCCAGGGTGAAGTAATGGCCCGTTATACTTATAATGACCTGGGAATCACCAAAGCAGCACTTTTAGTTGATATTGCCCAGGATTATTCAGTAGGTTTGGCTAATTTTTACAAAAGAACATTTGAAGAACTGGGTGGAGAAATAGTCAGTGATACAAAATACAATACCGGTGACCAGGATTTTAGTGCCCAATTATCCCAGATTATTAATTCCGGGGCAGAAGCCCTGTTTTTCCCCGGCTATTTTGGAGATGTTGCTTTAATCGCAATCCAGGGGAGAGAATTAGGATATGAAGGTATGTATTTAGGAGGAGATACTCTACATAACCCGGTATTAATAGATTTAGCAGGAGAAGCTGCTGAGGGTTTAATAGCCAGTACTTTCTTTGCCGAGGATCAGCCTCTAAATCCGGAGGGTGAAAAATTTGCCGAACTTTTCAGAGAAAAATATGATTTAGCTCCTGATGCTGTGGCAATTCTTACCTATGATTCCTATAATTTAATGCTTGATGCTATAGAAAGAGCCGGTTCGTTAGATCCAGTAGCTATTAGAGATGCTCTTGCGGCAACAGTAGATTTCCCCGGTGCAGGCGGCTCTATTACTATAAATGAAACTGGTGATGCAGTGAAACCAGCTGTTTTGGTGAAAGTAGTTAATGGCAATTATGAGTATTTTGATACTGTTAATCCTTAA
- a CDS encoding glycerophosphodiester phosphodiesterase: MINTLVLAHRGASKIAPENTAIAFKKAFQIGADGIEFDVQMTKDKKLVVIHDERVDRTTNGIGYIKDLTLKEIKQLDAGSYFSPEFTGEKILTLEEALEMTSSFKLINIEIKNVIVKYNNIEKELVSIIKKMKMENKIVCSSFNHYSIARIKELSHDIKTGLLYVSKLYQPWFYAKRMGVDAIHPHYFSVSPDIIHSCHKNNIKVYVWPVDDKKIIKQLISNKIDIIITNYPEKVLTILRNTGNMAEIR, translated from the coding sequence ATGATTAATACTCTCGTTTTAGCCCATCGGGGTGCATCAAAAATAGCACCTGAAAATACAGCAATTGCATTTAAAAAAGCCTTTCAGATTGGTGCAGACGGAATAGAGTTTGATGTACAGATGACAAAGGATAAAAAACTGGTTGTCATACATGATGAACGTGTAGACCGTACCACCAATGGTATTGGTTACATTAAAGACCTAACATTAAAAGAAATAAAACAATTAGATGCCGGAAGCTACTTTTCTCCTGAATTTACCGGAGAAAAAATTTTAACATTGGAAGAAGCATTAGAAATGACCAGCAGTTTTAAGTTAATCAATATTGAAATTAAGAATGTAATAGTAAAATACAATAATATTGAAAAAGAATTAGTAAGCATAATAAAAAAGATGAAAATGGAAAACAAGATTGTATGCTCTTCATTTAATCACTACAGCATAGCCAGAATTAAAGAATTAAGCCATGATATTAAAACAGGATTATTGTATGTTTCAAAACTATACCAACCCTGGTTTTATGCTAAAAGGATGGGTGTAGATGCGATACATCCCCATTATTTCAGTGTTTCACCTGACATTATTCATTCCTGCCATAAGAATAATATAAAAGTATATGTTTGGCCTGTTGATGATAAAAAAATAATCAAACAGTTAATTTCAAATAAGATTGATATAATAATTACCAATTATCCGGAGAAAGTATTGACAATATTAAGAAATACAGGCAATATGGCCGAAATAAGATGA
- a CDS encoding methyltransferase — MNLYLFKFAALFVLALFSFFVSDFRSKEGMKPLIQKHVILLIKIFYAIPIVIFIYLIFNLENICLSSYLGLIANIIGTLLVIKAKLDLGKYHAWAGHILSSTKIIKVGIYSYIRHPLYTGIHIFIFGGIVIGINNHPFSLFEVFLILFFIFLIILFLNISAFKENKYLHDKFGKDYAEYKKQVHAFLPIKRYSFNECS; from the coding sequence ATGAACTTATACTTATTTAAATTTGCTGCCCTTTTTGTATTAGCATTATTTTCTTTTTTTGTTTCTGATTTTAGAAGTAAAGAAGGTATGAAACCACTAATACAGAAACACGTTATTCTATTAATTAAAATATTTTATGCTATTCCTATTGTTATATTTATTTATCTTATTTTTAATCTGGAAAATATTTGTTTATCCAGTTATTTAGGATTGATTGCTAACATTATCGGTACATTATTAGTTATAAAAGCCAAACTTGATTTGGGGAAGTATCATGCATGGGCTGGCCATATTCTTTCTTCTACAAAAATTATAAAAGTAGGAATATACAGTTACATCAGACACCCACTTTATACAGGTATTCATATATTTATTTTTGGAGGAATAGTAATTGGAATAAATAACCATCCTTTTTCTTTATTTGAAGTATTTTTGATATTATTTTTTATTTTTTTAATCATTCTTTTCTTAAATATAAGTGCATTTAAAGAAAACAAATATTTGCATGATAAGTTTGGTAAGGATTACGCTGAGTATAAAAAGCAGGTACATGCTTTTTTGCCTATAAAAAGATATAGTTTTAATGAATGTAGTTAA
- a CDS encoding nitroreductase, which produces MDLYEGIIKRQSIRGFLAKDILRGDIEEILKVAGNSPSYTNTQPWDVAVVSGTRKNKLSEKLLELAKSETPPKPDIDFPVDWPSEMEKRTREHGARRLKILGIAREDKVERKKFNLMNYEFYGAPCVAFLFMEKNLSGWSIFDMGLFAQNFILAAYSKGIGSCIQASVTGYAGEIKKFLEIDSKKKLIACISLGYPDFNARLNSYRSIKKELNEYFVWYE; this is translated from the coding sequence ATGGATCTTTATGAAGGAATAATAAAAAGACAGAGTATCAGGGGTTTTTTAGCTAAAGATATTTTAAGAGGAGACATAGAGGAAATTTTAAAAGTTGCCGGAAATTCACCATCTTACACTAACACACAACCCTGGGATGTAGCAGTAGTAAGCGGGACCAGGAAAAATAAATTAAGTGAAAAGTTATTAGAATTAGCAAAAAGCGAAACCCCTCCAAAACCGGATATTGATTTTCCAGTTGACTGGCCATCGGAAATGGAAAAGAGAACAAGAGAACATGGAGCCCGGAGGCTTAAAATTTTAGGAATTGCAAGGGAAGATAAAGTTGAGAGGAAAAAGTTTAATTTAATGAATTATGAATTTTATGGAGCTCCGTGTGTGGCATTTCTCTTTATGGAGAAGAATCTAAGCGGTTGGTCTATATTTGACATGGGGTTATTTGCCCAAAATTTTATTCTGGCAGCTTATAGTAAAGGTATCGGCAGTTGTATACAGGCTTCAGTAACTGGCTATGCCGGTGAAATTAAAAAATTTTTAGAAATTGATAGCAAAAAGAAATTAATTGCCTGTATATCTTTAGGTTATCCTGATTTTAATGCAAGGCTAAATAGCTATCGCAGTATTAAAAAAGAGCTGAATGAATATTTTGTTTGGTATGAATAG
- a CDS encoding SprT family zinc-dependent metalloprotease encodes MEIKIKKIIKSNRKTVSLKVCDDTSLIVRTPLKFKESEIEKIVSKHTRWIEKKIQEINSRDKIISQIRFVNGEKFFYLGERYPLRIISSEEQASPLLFDRGFFSLSEKVIDIRSAFMLWYKKEAKNVIFHRAKYYAQKIGLDYNKLKISNACKQWGSCTGLNNLYFSWRLIMAPISVVNYVVVHELIHIIEKNHSKNFWKKVDSIMPDYKIQRNWLKKNGYLLTI; translated from the coding sequence ATGGAAATAAAAATAAAAAAGATTATCAAGAGCAATAGAAAGACTGTTTCTTTAAAGGTTTGTGATGATACTTCTTTAATTGTTAGAACACCGTTAAAATTTAAAGAAAGTGAAATTGAAAAGATAGTTTCTAAACATACAAGGTGGATAGAAAAAAAGATTCAAGAAATAAATTCCCGCGATAAAATAATTTCTCAAATAAGATTTGTTAATGGTGAGAAATTTTTTTATTTAGGAGAGAGGTATCCCTTAAGAATAATTAGTTCAGAAGAGCAGGCAAGCCCTTTATTATTTGACAGAGGATTTTTTAGTTTGTCTGAAAAAGTTATTGATATAAGGTCTGCTTTTATGCTTTGGTATAAGAAGGAAGCCAAAAATGTAATCTTTCATCGTGCAAAGTATTATGCCCAAAAAATTGGTTTAGATTATAATAAATTAAAAATTTCCAATGCCTGCAAACAATGGGGTTCCTGCACCGGATTAAATAATCTATATTTTTCATGGCGACTGATAATGGCGCCAATTTCAGTTGTGAACTATGTAGTTGTCCATGAGCTTATTCATATTATTGAAAAAAATCATTCTAAAAATTTTTGGAAAAAAGTTGATTCAATAATGCCGGATTATAAAATACAGAGAAACTGGCTCAAAAAAAATGGTTATCTATTAACAATTTAA